From the genome of Brevibacterium sp. JSBI002, one region includes:
- a CDS encoding dihydrofolate reductase family protein translates to MPRTVIAALFQSLDGIASDPFNFQFDSFDQEMGEWMTTAIGGVDDCILGRVTYQEWENHWPNHTEGEDAPFANFINSTPKHIASTTLSQPDLKWENSTLIRCDLVDFVRDLKAGEGGKIAIEGSMSIVRQIVEANLVDELTVAIHPVVAGSGRSLFEGGTTTRLALKDVQRTSKGNLLATYGPFAG, encoded by the coding sequence ATGCCACGCACAGTCATCGCCGCACTGTTCCAGTCACTCGACGGGATCGCATCCGATCCGTTCAACTTCCAATTCGACTCCTTCGACCAGGAGATGGGCGAATGGATGACCACGGCCATCGGAGGAGTCGACGACTGCATCCTCGGCCGGGTCACCTACCAGGAGTGGGAGAACCACTGGCCGAACCACACGGAAGGCGAGGACGCACCGTTCGCGAACTTCATCAACTCGACTCCCAAGCACATCGCCTCGACGACGCTGTCGCAGCCTGACCTCAAGTGGGAGAACTCGACACTCATCCGGTGCGACCTCGTTGACTTCGTCCGCGATCTCAAAGCCGGCGAAGGCGGCAAGATCGCCATCGAGGGTTCGATGTCGATCGTCCGTCAGATCGTCGAAGCGAACCTCGTCGACGAACTGACGGTGGCCATCCACCCGGTCGTCGCCGGCAGCGGTCGGTCCCTCTTCGAGGGCGGAACGACGACGAGGCTGGCGCTCAAAGACGTGCAGCGCACCAGCAAGGGCAACCTGTTGGCTACGTACGGTCCGTTCGCCGGCTGA
- a CDS encoding DUF4383 domain-containing protein, translated as MNISMSSQSPAAARGARSQVQMVSGLFGAVFLLVGILGFVPGITANLSSISFAGHHTDAALLGLFQVTVLHNIVHLLFGVVGMLGLRSRALAKNYLVVGGIIYAVLWIYGMVIPMESMGNFVGLNTADNWLHFVLAAAMITTGIVFGRKPRG; from the coding sequence ATGAATATCTCGATGTCGTCACAGTCGCCCGCCGCTGCACGCGGTGCGCGTTCGCAGGTGCAGATGGTCTCCGGGCTCTTCGGTGCAGTGTTCCTGCTCGTGGGCATACTCGGATTCGTCCCGGGCATCACCGCGAATCTCAGCTCGATCAGCTTCGCCGGACACCACACCGACGCGGCGCTGCTCGGCCTCTTCCAGGTCACAGTGCTCCACAACATCGTCCACCTGCTCTTCGGAGTCGTCGGGATGCTCGGACTGCGGTCGCGTGCACTGGCGAAGAACTACCTCGTCGTCGGCGGAATCATCTATGCGGTGCTGTGGATCTACGGAATGGTGATTCCGATGGAGTCGATGGGCAACTTCGTCGGGCTCAACACCGCCGACAACTGGCTGCACTTCGTCCTCGCCGCGGCCATGATCACCACCGGCATCGTCTTCGGGCGGAAGCCTCGGGGCTGA
- a CDS encoding inorganic phosphate transporter: MELLLAAVVIAAVIFAGSNGFHDAALTVGNAVVGRAMRPGWALSLAVIFNFIGALLGEGIAIVVANQIVLFSGSADLILTSLIIAFVAATAWSLFTYYLALPVSSTHCLIGGLLGAGIVFGFSVNTGEAMDSVVWPLVLSPILGFILAWVLTLILSKTLASTPPKPLFRGARMVDSVLTAALSLVHGVQDAQKVAALVMVGILAVEATPHDGLSIVEISWPVRLLIAAALALGTGLSGWRVVQTLSVRMVRLDPLKSSIADGAATILMYTAALIMRVPVSLTFVLGSSILGTQYAGRKGHARARYFVPMFAVWLLTIPAAALLAVVLGWIVKASVGL; this comes from the coding sequence GTGGAGCTGCTCCTGGCGGCAGTCGTCATCGCCGCGGTGATCTTCGCCGGCTCGAACGGATTCCACGACGCCGCCCTGACCGTCGGCAACGCGGTCGTCGGACGAGCGATGCGTCCGGGCTGGGCGCTCAGCCTGGCCGTCATCTTCAACTTCATCGGCGCGCTCCTCGGTGAGGGCATCGCCATCGTCGTGGCCAACCAGATCGTGCTCTTCTCCGGGTCTGCCGATCTCATCCTCACCAGCCTCATCATCGCTTTCGTGGCGGCGACGGCGTGGAGCCTGTTCACCTACTATCTGGCCCTGCCGGTGTCGTCGACCCACTGTCTCATCGGCGGGCTGCTCGGCGCGGGAATCGTATTCGGCTTCTCGGTCAACACCGGTGAGGCGATGGACTCCGTGGTGTGGCCGCTGGTTCTCTCACCCATCCTGGGGTTCATCCTGGCGTGGGTGCTCACGCTCATCCTGTCGAAGACTCTCGCGTCCACCCCGCCGAAACCGCTGTTCCGCGGTGCGCGGATGGTCGATTCGGTGCTCACGGCGGCCCTGTCGCTCGTCCACGGAGTCCAGGACGCGCAGAAGGTGGCGGCCTTGGTCATGGTCGGGATCCTCGCCGTCGAGGCGACTCCGCACGATGGGCTGTCCATAGTCGAGATCTCCTGGCCGGTGCGCCTCCTCATCGCCGCGGCACTGGCTCTGGGCACGGGACTGAGCGGGTGGCGAGTGGTCCAGACGCTGTCCGTGCGCATGGTCCGCCTCGACCCGCTCAAATCCTCCATCGCCGACGGCGCGGCCACAATCCTCATGTACACCGCGGCCCTGATCATGAGGGTCCCGGTGTCGCTGACCTTCGTCCTCGGATCATCGATCCTCGGCACCCAATACGCCGGGCGCAAGGGCCACGCCAGGGCCCGGTACTTCGTGCCGATGTTCGCCGTCTGGCTCCTGACGATCCCGGCCGCCGCGCTGTTGGCCGTGGTGCTCGGGTGGATCGTCAAGGCCTCCGTCGGACTCTGA
- a CDS encoding DUF47 domain-containing protein, producing MRLKRVPQDKVFYERLSDLVSQMRQCNLVLAELSGIEISERRDVADRLREIGDRADEDMGAMLRALRENYITPFDRNDLYLLSHHMRDICHRLHGVGYVLASGAFDPLPSGVPETLAVLSNQTDHTSRMITRLPGKLDQWDYVDAINRLTYQVESLQWRMSDAVPNSKRGLTYMAAVSQLGQAFVRAAHGFTELGKVVAAIAIKES from the coding sequence ATGCGGCTCAAGCGGGTACCGCAGGACAAGGTGTTCTATGAGCGGTTGTCCGATCTCGTCTCTCAGATGCGCCAGTGCAACCTGGTGCTCGCTGAACTCTCCGGAATCGAAATCAGCGAACGACGCGACGTCGCCGACCGCCTCCGCGAAATCGGGGACAGAGCCGATGAGGACATGGGCGCGATGCTCCGCGCACTGCGCGAGAACTACATCACCCCGTTCGACCGCAACGACCTGTACCTGCTCAGCCACCATATGCGCGATATCTGCCACCGGCTGCACGGAGTCGGTTACGTTCTCGCCTCCGGAGCCTTCGACCCGCTGCCCTCCGGCGTTCCCGAGACCCTGGCCGTACTGTCGAATCAGACTGATCACACCTCGCGGATGATCACCCGGCTGCCGGGCAAGCTCGACCAGTGGGACTACGTCGACGCGATCAACCGGCTGACTTACCAGGTCGAGAGCCTGCAGTGGCGGATGTCGGACGCGGTGCCGAACTCCAAACGGGGACTGACCTATATGGCGGCCGTGTCCCAACTCGGGCAGGCTTTCGTCCGGGCCGCCCACGGGTTCACCGAACTCGGCAAGGTCGTCGCAGCCATCGCAATCAAGGAGTCGTAG
- a CDS encoding LOG family protein, producing MGGVADSALAAGGSVHGVIPQSLVDGEIEHSGLTRLDVVADMHARKSRMAELADGFVALPGGAGTFEELFEVATGPAC from the coding sequence ATGGGAGGCGTGGCTGACTCTGCGCTGGCTGCTGGAGGCTCTGTCCACGGAGTGATTCCCCAAAGCCTTGTCGACGGCGAGATCGAACATTCGGGACTCACGCGGCTCGACGTCGTTGCCGACATGCACGCTCGCAAGAGCCGGATGGCGGAACTGGCCGATGGTTTCGTTGCCCTGCCCGGTGGTGCGGGGACGTTTGAAGAACTTTTCGAGGTAGCAACTGGGCCTGCATGCTAA
- a CDS encoding RDD family protein, with protein MSSNYRAQAGPAIHGPGPWRNRGQLTPAPSGRRWWARILDAIFVLYCTGTVVGVAIALAGINIISLDAATGAALASYPLMALVFGALYGCTVSPGQALCGVVSLKHSGRRVGFWRGMWSYLGVAFFPITIVLLIWTFFDAPTFDLDPVDVYYRRSPQVW; from the coding sequence ATGAGTTCGAACTACCGCGCCCAGGCTGGGCCCGCCATCCACGGCCCAGGGCCCTGGCGCAACCGCGGTCAGCTGACTCCAGCGCCGTCGGGCAGGCGCTGGTGGGCGAGGATCCTCGACGCGATCTTCGTCCTCTACTGCACCGGCACGGTCGTCGGTGTCGCCATTGCCCTCGCCGGGATCAACATCATCTCGCTCGATGCTGCTACCGGAGCTGCTCTCGCCAGCTATCCGCTGATGGCGCTGGTGTTCGGAGCCCTCTACGGCTGCACGGTCTCCCCCGGCCAGGCGCTGTGCGGAGTCGTCTCGCTCAAGCACAGCGGCAGACGCGTCGGATTCTGGAGGGGCATGTGGAGCTACCTCGGCGTCGCTTTCTTCCCCATCACGATCGTCCTCCTCATCTGGACGTTTTTCGACGCTCCGACGTTCGACCTGGATCCGGTCGACGTCTACTACCGCAGATCGCCGCAGGTCTGGTAG
- a CDS encoding PspC domain-containing protein, translated as MNSLFDSIRRIGFRRGPDRILGGIAGGLAEVTGINVWIMRLIVFASFLLPVLGIGAYLVAWILTPWQDNSIPLQQVFGGRSIQ; from the coding sequence ATGAATTCACTATTCGACTCCATCCGCAGAATCGGTTTCCGTCGCGGTCCCGACCGCATCCTCGGTGGTATCGCCGGGGGCCTCGCCGAGGTGACCGGCATCAACGTCTGGATCATGCGGCTCATCGTCTTCGCCTCGTTCCTCCTCCCCGTACTCGGAATCGGCGCTTACCTCGTCGCGTGGATCCTCACCCCGTGGCAGGACAATTCGATCCCGCTGCAGCAGGTCTTCGGCGGTCGCTCGATTCAGTGA
- a CDS encoding GNAT family N-acetyltransferase, translating to MSSCGPTTSHSSKPRARGTTSSPPTSARPAESISHRDECARNSSSPRRTVAPSAAPPFVTNSTTSCSISAGTSAMRSPREFRRRGYAQQILSRSVERLRSAGVESVLVTCDVTNIASASVIERCGGILEDVRGSSDGPPKRRYWIGADSGFPQSASTVSTSASATADP from the coding sequence ATGAGCAGCTGCGGGCCGACGACTTCGCATTCCTCCAAGCCGAGGGCACGTGGGACGACATCATCGCCACCCACGAGCGCGAGGCCCGCGGAATCGATCTCCCACCGGGACGAGTGCGCGCGGAATTCCTCGTCGCCGAGGCGGACGGTCGCCCCGTCGGCCGCACCTCCATTCGTTACGAACTCAACGACTTCCTGTTCGATCTCGGCGGGCACGTCGGCTATGCGGTCGCCCCGGGAGTTCCGTCGCCGAGGATACGCCCAGCAGATCCTGTCACGTTCGGTCGAACGTCTTCGCTCGGCCGGGGTCGAGAGCGTGCTCGTCACGTGCGATGTTACGAACATCGCCTCGGCAAGTGTGATCGAACGGTGCGGGGGAATCCTCGAGGACGTGCGCGGAAGCAGTGACGGACCGCCGAAGCGGCGTTACTGGATCGGCGCGGATTCCGGTTTTCCTCAATCGGCCTCGACGGTCAGCACTAGTGCCTCTGCGACGGCGGATCCGTAG
- a CDS encoding FAD-dependent oxidoreductase: MADTDSTRAARHETEHFDCIISGGGPAGIVAGLLLARGGVRVVILEKHEDFFRDFRGDTIHPSTLRLLDELGLYHRFARITHRRVSHISLQDRNGEDFVLGDLSRLNTAHPYMTIAPQWDFLNLLAEAGEDEPGFDLRMGTEMSSLIWDGDRVIGVRAVGADGETEFRAPLVVAADGRWSKAREEARLPVRELHSGIDVWWFRIDTEAELPDSVAPRSHDGSVFVAIPRDGHVQIARLIPKGEDARFRAEGVEALRNAVAGTFPALAADVEGIEMDEVKLLDVRRNEAPRWFVDGLLCIGDAVHAMSPLGGVGVNLAVQDGLATAQLLADSLRAGEVPIRQLRRVQRRRLLTTKAVELLQGGIHRMIEPVVHHGGDVRPPAPLEWLLRTFPALTVVPARILGMGITAERAPDFARREEPAFEGAG; encoded by the coding sequence ATGGCCGACACCGACAGCACGCGAGCCGCCCGACACGAAACTGAGCATTTCGACTGCATCATCAGCGGAGGCGGCCCCGCCGGAATCGTGGCCGGCCTGCTGCTGGCCCGTGGCGGGGTGAGAGTCGTCATTCTCGAGAAGCACGAGGACTTCTTCCGCGACTTCCGCGGCGACACCATCCATCCGTCCACTCTGCGCCTCCTCGACGAGCTGGGCCTCTACCATCGGTTCGCCCGAATCACCCACCGTCGAGTGAGCCATATCAGCCTCCAGGATCGGAACGGCGAGGATTTCGTCCTCGGCGACCTGTCGCGACTGAACACCGCGCACCCTTATATGACCATCGCCCCGCAGTGGGACTTCCTCAACCTGCTCGCCGAGGCGGGCGAGGACGAACCGGGATTCGACCTGCGGATGGGCACAGAGATGTCGTCCCTGATCTGGGACGGCGACCGTGTCATCGGCGTCCGCGCGGTCGGGGCCGACGGCGAGACCGAATTCCGGGCCCCACTCGTCGTGGCCGCCGACGGCCGCTGGTCGAAGGCGCGGGAGGAGGCACGACTTCCGGTCCGCGAACTGCATTCCGGGATCGACGTGTGGTGGTTCCGGATCGACACCGAGGCGGAGCTTCCCGACTCCGTGGCACCCCGCTCACACGACGGCAGCGTCTTCGTTGCGATTCCGCGGGACGGGCACGTGCAGATCGCCCGGCTCATTCCGAAGGGTGAGGACGCACGATTCAGGGCGGAGGGTGTCGAAGCGCTGCGCAACGCGGTAGCCGGAACCTTCCCAGCCCTCGCCGCGGATGTCGAAGGAATCGAGATGGACGAGGTGAAGCTGCTCGACGTGCGTCGAAATGAGGCACCGAGGTGGTTCGTCGACGGTCTGCTGTGCATCGGAGACGCGGTGCACGCGATGAGTCCACTCGGCGGAGTCGGCGTCAACCTCGCCGTCCAGGACGGCCTGGCCACGGCTCAGCTGCTTGCCGATTCGCTCCGCGCCGGCGAAGTGCCGATTCGGCAGCTGCGACGGGTCCAACGCAGACGCCTGTTGACGACGAAGGCCGTCGAACTGCTGCAGGGCGGCATCCACCGGATGATCGAACCCGTCGTCCACCACGGTGGCGACGTTCGCCCGCCGGCGCCGTTGGAATGGCTGCTGAGGACCTTCCCCGCGCTCACCGTGGTGCCGGCGCGTATCCTCGGCATGGGAATCACCGCAGAACGCGCCCCGGATTTTGCGCGACGCGAGGAACCGGCATTCGAAGGAGCAGGATGA
- a CDS encoding GNAT family N-acetyltransferase: MTHAVRPPEPADAAAMARVHVDTWLETYRGIMPDELLDAPDLIDRRRQMWTQILAEAAPSKFTCAVAESDGEIVGIAMAGPPENTESAEDDIDAGGEHGSTRAARPEDRHLYVLYAYRSMHGTGVGQDLLDAVIDPSVTTALWVADPNPRAQAFYSKNGFVADGTVKTDDYDGVREVRMVRQAAG; the protein is encoded by the coding sequence ATGACCCACGCAGTTCGCCCGCCCGAGCCCGCCGATGCTGCAGCCATGGCGCGCGTCCACGTCGACACCTGGCTCGAGACCTACCGCGGGATCATGCCCGACGAACTCCTCGATGCCCCCGACCTCATTGATCGACGCCGCCAGATGTGGACGCAAATCCTCGCCGAGGCGGCTCCGTCGAAGTTCACCTGCGCCGTCGCCGAATCCGACGGGGAGATCGTCGGCATCGCCATGGCTGGCCCGCCCGAGAATACGGAATCTGCCGAGGACGACATCGACGCGGGTGGCGAACACGGTAGCACCCGGGCAGCGCGTCCTGAGGACCGGCACCTCTACGTGCTCTACGCCTATCGCTCCATGCACGGCACGGGCGTCGGCCAGGACCTCCTCGACGCAGTCATCGATCCGTCCGTGACGACTGCACTGTGGGTGGCGGATCCGAATCCGCGTGCCCAAGCGTTCTACTCGAAGAACGGGTTCGTAGCCGACGGCACAGTGAAGACCGACGACTACGACGGAGTGCGCGAAGTGCGGATGGTGCGACAGGCAGCAGGGTGA
- a CDS encoding BadF/BadG/BcrA/BcrD ATPase family protein, whose protein sequence is MSLILGIDIGGTGSRGALGEVDEASDHRREHGPSDALPSLRIVDQIAGPRIEIGPSGSNVMSVVRDLVKSAAETWPDRFSEVSGIGIGATGIASLAEDPAEVLPEISAEYGVPAVAAIDAVTAHLGALGGSGGAITVLGTGAIAIAHPGPDAAGHWSAEWSRADGWGHLFGDRGGGAWLGRHGLELALRTRDGIDERGRALLFAATRRFGPPASWPGQFYTRSDRAGLLAEFAVDIAETARSGDTASADLLRSAGREAARSAVAARAAHRVDASLTSAPADAVPRSDATGADNRATDKPVHITLTGGVAAAGSHLVEGFRTEAARLDPTITVVEPAGGPLDGALTLGHLGAGGRLSAQDRVIWT, encoded by the coding sequence ATGAGCCTGATCCTCGGCATCGACATCGGCGGCACCGGCAGCCGTGGCGCGCTCGGCGAGGTCGATGAAGCGAGCGACCATCGCCGCGAACACGGCCCTTCCGACGCGCTCCCCAGCCTACGCATCGTCGACCAGATCGCCGGACCGCGCATCGAGATCGGGCCGAGCGGCAGCAACGTCATGTCCGTCGTTCGCGATCTCGTGAAATCTGCCGCAGAGACGTGGCCCGATCGCTTCTCCGAGGTCAGCGGCATCGGCATCGGTGCGACCGGGATCGCCTCTCTCGCCGAGGATCCTGCCGAAGTCCTCCCCGAGATCTCGGCCGAGTACGGCGTGCCGGCGGTCGCCGCCATCGATGCCGTGACAGCTCATCTCGGCGCCCTCGGTGGGAGTGGCGGGGCGATCACCGTGCTCGGCACCGGAGCGATCGCCATCGCCCACCCCGGGCCGGACGCGGCTGGCCACTGGTCAGCCGAATGGTCAAGAGCCGATGGTTGGGGACACCTCTTCGGCGATCGCGGGGGAGGAGCGTGGCTGGGACGCCATGGTCTCGAACTCGCTCTGCGCACTCGCGACGGCATCGACGAACGAGGTCGTGCGCTGCTCTTCGCGGCCACCAGACGATTCGGCCCACCCGCCTCGTGGCCGGGTCAGTTCTATACCCGCAGCGACCGGGCCGGACTCCTCGCCGAATTCGCTGTCGACATCGCCGAGACTGCCCGCTCCGGCGACACAGCATCGGCCGACCTGCTCCGCAGTGCGGGAAGAGAAGCCGCGCGCAGCGCCGTCGCCGCGCGAGCAGCTCACCGTGTCGACGCTTCGTTGACCTCGGCTCCCGCTGACGCTGTCCCGCGCTCTGACGCCACAGGTGCGGATAACCGAGCCACTGATAAGCCCGTACACATCACGCTCACCGGGGGAGTCGCGGCCGCGGGGAGCCACCTCGTCGAGGGATTCCGCACCGAAGCCGCACGACTTGATCCGACCATCACCGTCGTCGAGCCCGCAGGCGGACCGCTCGATGGGGCACTCACTCTGGGCCACCTCGGTGCCGGTGGGAGACTCAGCGCGCAGGACCGGGTCATCTGGACCTGA
- the murQ gene encoding N-acetylmuramic acid 6-phosphate etherase has protein sequence MTSSQPGSARPTSPTSETAPPTSAGRPLSPTEQRNSASSGLDDLDTLGVLRVLNAEDHAVIDAVAAALPQLAELVDIAADRMRRGGRVHYFGAGTSGRLGVLDASELLPTFNLEPGRVIGHIAGGQAALVNAVENAEDSGADGSAAGAELGPDDVAIGIAASGSTPYVGGALDAARANGAHAVLISNNPHATLADKADDHIVLDTGPEVITGSTRLKAGTAQKLTLNGFSTALMVALGRTWDNLMVSVVATNAKLRERTVRILREAADLGDADARALLERCDGDLKTAIVVSFTEAAPALAVSTLESHDGSVRDAIAELVGTKTPDGSDDGTDSEGSGPGTVGA, from the coding sequence ATGACTTCCTCCCAGCCGGGCTCAGCCCGCCCGACCTCGCCGACGTCGGAAACGGCACCGCCGACGTCGGCTGGACGACCGCTGTCCCCGACCGAACAGCGCAATTCGGCGAGCTCCGGACTCGACGACCTCGACACGCTCGGGGTCTTGCGGGTCCTCAACGCCGAAGATCACGCCGTCATCGACGCGGTGGCCGCAGCCCTGCCGCAGCTGGCCGAACTCGTCGACATTGCCGCTGACCGCATGCGCCGAGGCGGCCGCGTCCACTACTTCGGCGCAGGTACCTCGGGGAGGTTGGGCGTCCTCGATGCCAGCGAGCTCCTGCCGACGTTCAATCTCGAACCAGGGCGGGTCATCGGGCACATCGCCGGCGGTCAGGCTGCTTTGGTCAATGCGGTGGAGAACGCCGAGGACTCCGGGGCTGACGGATCCGCGGCCGGTGCCGAGCTCGGACCCGACGATGTGGCCATCGGCATCGCCGCGAGCGGGTCGACCCCGTACGTCGGCGGGGCGCTCGACGCGGCGCGAGCCAACGGCGCCCACGCTGTGCTCATCTCGAACAACCCGCACGCCACTCTGGCCGACAAAGCTGATGACCACATCGTGCTCGACACCGGCCCCGAGGTGATCACCGGATCGACCAGGCTCAAGGCCGGCACCGCGCAGAAGCTCACCCTCAACGGGTTCTCGACTGCGCTCATGGTCGCCCTCGGACGCACCTGGGACAACCTCATGGTCTCGGTTGTCGCCACGAACGCGAAGCTGCGCGAACGCACTGTGCGCATCCTCCGCGAGGCCGCTGACCTGGGCGATGCCGACGCGCGAGCTCTGCTCGAGCGCTGCGATGGCGATCTCAAGACCGCCATCGTCGTCTCCTTCACCGAGGCGGCCCCCGCCCTGGCTGTGTCGACCCTGGAGTCCCATGACGGATCGGTCAGGGACGCGATCGCCGAGCTTGTGGGGACGAAGACGCCGGATGGCTCGGACGACGGAACGGACTCGGAAGGTTCCGGCCCGGGTACCGTGGGCGCATGA
- a CDS encoding sodium:solute symporter — protein MQIIDLLVIVAYLVATAWLGLALSGKQSSLKGYFLGGRDLPWWAVCLSVVATETSALTVIGIPVMSYLGDLNYLQLGLGYIVGRVIVAYFMLPRYYDGEMITAYAYLGKRFGQSTQTTAGVTFLFTRLLADGIRVLAAAIPLKVILDGLGIHTNYFVIIVVLSLVTIVYTFIGGIKAVVWVDVAQMILYVLGGILAIIIVSASIGGGWFAEAVDAGKTNLFVFEGNPINAANSFIPSVLGGAVFAMASHGSDQLIVQRLLSCRSKLEAQKALITSGFVVVVQFAIFLFVGLALWAYYDHALPADLGLTRDDEIFPLFIIEGLPTGISGLLLAGILAAAMSTLSSSLSALSSSTVNDVYAKLKRTPMTDEQGFKVGRWATIGWGIAFILPATIFESDSGNIVILALGIAGITYGGLLGAFVFGIVNKRARAVDANIAFALAVAVNTFFFVMEKYVTGEVWVAWQWYPLLGVIVTFIVGGLLGLRHTTKVEEPTIAEVEGSPRP, from the coding sequence ATGCAGATCATCGACCTCCTGGTGATCGTCGCCTATCTCGTCGCAACGGCGTGGCTGGGACTGGCACTGAGCGGAAAGCAGAGCAGCCTCAAGGGCTACTTCCTCGGCGGGCGCGACCTGCCGTGGTGGGCCGTCTGCCTGTCCGTCGTCGCCACCGAGACGAGCGCGCTCACCGTCATCGGCATCCCCGTCATGAGCTACCTCGGCGACCTCAACTACCTTCAGCTGGGACTCGGCTACATCGTCGGACGCGTCATCGTCGCCTACTTCATGCTCCCGCGCTACTACGACGGTGAGATGATCACCGCCTACGCCTACCTGGGCAAGCGCTTCGGCCAGTCGACGCAGACCACGGCCGGCGTGACGTTCCTCTTCACCCGCCTGCTCGCCGACGGCATCCGAGTGCTCGCCGCGGCCATCCCGCTCAAGGTCATCCTCGACGGACTCGGCATCCACACGAACTACTTCGTCATCATCGTCGTCCTTTCGCTCGTCACGATCGTGTATACGTTCATCGGCGGCATCAAGGCAGTCGTCTGGGTCGACGTGGCACAGATGATCCTCTATGTCCTCGGCGGGATCCTCGCGATCATCATCGTCTCCGCGTCGATCGGCGGCGGGTGGTTCGCCGAGGCGGTCGACGCCGGAAAGACGAACCTCTTCGTCTTCGAGGGTAACCCGATCAACGCTGCGAACTCGTTCATTCCGTCGGTGCTCGGCGGCGCCGTGTTCGCGATGGCCTCCCACGGTTCCGATCAGCTCATCGTGCAGCGCCTGCTGTCGTGCCGGTCGAAGCTCGAGGCGCAGAAGGCCCTCATCACCTCCGGATTCGTCGTGGTCGTCCAGTTCGCGATCTTCCTCTTCGTCGGCCTGGCTCTCTGGGCGTACTACGACCATGCGCTGCCTGCCGACCTCGGCCTGACCCGCGACGACGAGATCTTCCCGCTGTTCATCATCGAGGGCCTGCCCACAGGAATCTCCGGACTGCTGCTGGCCGGCATCCTCGCGGCAGCGATGTCGACGCTGTCCTCGTCGCTGTCGGCCCTGTCGTCCTCGACGGTCAACGACGTCTACGCGAAGCTCAAGCGCACCCCGATGACCGACGAACAGGGATTCAAAGTCGGCCGCTGGGCGACGATCGGCTGGGGTATCGCGTTCATCCTGCCCGCCACGATCTTCGAATCCGACTCCGGCAACATCGTCATCCTCGCCCTCGGCATCGCCGGCATCACGTACGGCGGTCTGCTTGGCGCGTTCGTCTTCGGCATCGTCAACAAACGAGCCCGTGCCGTCGACGCGAACATCGCCTTCGCCCTGGCCGTGGCCGTCAACACGTTCTTCTTCGTCATGGAGAAGTACGTCACCGGCGAGGTGTGGGTGGCGTGGCAGTGGTACCCGCTGCTCGGCGTCATCGTCACCTTCATCGTCGGCGGCCTGCTCGGTCTTCGCCACACGACCAAAGTCGAAGAGCCCACCATCGCCGAGGTGGAAGGAAGCCCCCGTCCATGA